A single region of the Clostridia bacterium genome encodes:
- a CDS encoding UvrD-helicase domain-containing protein, with protein sequence MSWTIDQKKAIEKTNDNVIVTASAGCGKTSTMIERAYNLMKNGTPVRRMTLLTFTEAAAKEMKEKLRKRLYEEMKTVVTAEERAALMEQIDDLPYANISTIHGYCYGLVREFFEQIPLSPSVRIIEEDAANELMYKAFDALIEEKEKLREETGDDSFYDLRMMVNLRKDDDLFDLLKNIYERMTNQPDREKWLWDIYNDEYGVNFENTRLAKYFYALIHDKAVEIRQGVESLVLTIKSEVPKYEKETYWKHVVRLDEYVRKYADATSVKEILAAYREIADEAHRFYPCKPYPNFNLWKEAYVSFLKERVKSVAELGTYEELVKRHMGSAGFVKQLCDLTLEFAALYAKQKKELSVVDFADLELYATKILSDEKIREEIRARHDYVFVDEFQDTNHVQSVIIGYIAPVGRLFVVGDSKQSIYRFREAEPEIFLRLLRTWSAEDRERAITFGRNFRSDRCILSVVNRVFDRLMTEEFGGVDYEKESRFELLEETPFNKDAVQFYFYDEEKEDDEPSTGTYSVKEAAFAEKTVEHKEGVAIANFIRNHLHEKVLIKGKEVYMGYRHFAILLKKRNLHKRIVPTLLQMGIPLNMDTFAGDTGIKDVNVLIALANVLDNAMQDYPLLTVLRSAFGRFSDAELAAIRKASADTYAPYWQAFAAYAKKDDALAERVRKFLENVKRYTFAASFTPLSTLFRDCIVDMGYVDYLYAQPDGPERMAALELFIAGIEGKNFGQNLTSFCSYYNKFPVTELKNVSVDASLDRVMVSTIHASKGLEYPAVILPALDDDRSTGGAQSIELDKDLGLGMVYYDKAERTQSDTFAKAVIKLNKSLKENEDRLRLLYVAMTRAQCYLFMTGAKVDLKKNKKTGEKTQEINHFPATTDNFMTWLNYAMDCDPSLRGYMWPYELDYTPASESVKVVDESGKFDDVREDRAYRYENAIKLEKKYTVTALNHRHYEKELPLPSFLEGKEEMQRGTAYHTVFQHISYRAVDADAVKEELARLVDEHLLEAEEAEGIDAEKVARCLVLPLMQKVNEESVKTYHELRFVSGENARDICFDADETVLVQGVIDLLMVEDDGLTVVDFKLSSRPDKLAETYRMQLELYAKAAANAFGRKVKACYLVEINGATVIEVATDEAR encoded by the coding sequence ATGAGTTGGACGATAGATCAAAAGAAGGCGATAGAAAAGACGAACGACAACGTCATCGTGACGGCAAGTGCCGGCTGCGGCAAGACGAGCACGATGATCGAGCGGGCGTATAACTTGATGAAAAACGGTACGCCCGTGCGAAGAATGACGCTGTTGACCTTTACCGAGGCCGCCGCCAAGGAAATGAAGGAAAAACTGCGCAAACGCCTGTACGAGGAGATGAAGACGGTGGTTACCGCCGAGGAGCGCGCCGCGTTGATGGAGCAAATCGACGATTTGCCCTATGCGAATATTTCTACCATTCACGGCTACTGCTACGGCTTGGTGCGGGAGTTTTTCGAGCAGATTCCCTTGTCGCCCTCGGTGCGGATCATCGAAGAGGACGCGGCCAACGAATTGATGTACAAGGCGTTCGACGCGTTGATCGAGGAAAAGGAAAAACTGCGCGAAGAAACGGGGGACGACTCGTTCTACGATTTGCGTATGATGGTGAATCTGCGTAAAGACGACGACCTTTTCGATTTGCTGAAAAACATCTACGAGCGCATGACCAATCAACCAGACCGAGAGAAGTGGTTGTGGGATATCTATAACGACGAGTACGGGGTGAACTTTGAAAACACGCGTTTGGCGAAGTATTTTTACGCGTTGATCCACGACAAGGCCGTGGAGATCCGCCAAGGCGTGGAGAGCCTCGTGTTGACAATCAAAAGCGAAGTGCCCAAATATGAGAAGGAGACCTATTGGAAGCACGTCGTGCGCCTCGACGAGTACGTCCGAAAATACGCCGACGCCACGAGCGTAAAAGAAATATTGGCGGCGTATAGAGAAATTGCCGACGAGGCACATAGATTCTACCCGTGCAAACCGTATCCGAATTTCAATTTGTGGAAAGAGGCGTACGTATCGTTCTTGAAAGAGAGAGTAAAAAGCGTCGCCGAATTGGGGACGTACGAAGAATTGGTCAAAAGGCACATGGGTAGCGCGGGCTTCGTGAAGCAGTTGTGTGATTTGACCTTGGAGTTTGCCGCGCTGTACGCCAAACAAAAGAAAGAGTTGTCCGTGGTGGACTTCGCCGATTTGGAATTGTACGCCACCAAAATACTGTCGGATGAGAAGATACGCGAGGAAATACGCGCCCGTCACGATTACGTCTTTGTGGACGAATTTCAGGATACCAACCACGTGCAGAGCGTCATTATCGGCTATATTGCCCCCGTAGGGCGGCTCTTTGTGGTGGGCGACAGCAAACAAAGCATATACCGCTTCCGCGAGGCGGAACCCGAGATATTCCTGCGGCTTCTCCGCACTTGGTCGGCGGAAGACCGCGAGCGGGCGATTACGTTCGGCAGGAACTTCCGCTCGGACAGGTGCATCCTTTCCGTGGTCAATCGCGTGTTCGATCGCTTGATGACCGAGGAATTCGGCGGCGTCGATTACGAAAAAGAGTCGCGGTTCGAGTTGCTCGAAGAAACGCCTTTTAACAAAGACGCCGTGCAATTCTATTTCTACGACGAGGAGAAAGAAGACGACGAGCCGAGCACGGGCACGTATAGCGTGAAAGAGGCGGCTTTTGCCGAAAAAACGGTCGAACACAAAGAGGGCGTGGCGATAGCCAACTTCATCCGCAACCACTTGCACGAAAAGGTGCTCATCAAGGGGAAAGAAGTGTATATGGGCTATCGGCATTTCGCCATCCTGTTGAAAAAGCGCAATTTGCACAAGCGTATCGTTCCTACGCTATTGCAAATGGGCATTCCCCTCAATATGGACACGTTCGCGGGAGATACGGGCATCAAAGACGTCAACGTCCTCATCGCCTTGGCCAACGTGTTGGACAACGCCATGCAGGATTATCCATTGTTGACCGTGCTTCGTTCGGCGTTCGGTCGCTTCTCGGACGCGGAATTGGCCGCGATACGCAAGGCCTCCGCGGATACGTATGCGCCGTATTGGCAAGCCTTCGCGGCGTATGCGAAAAAGGACGACGCCCTTGCCGAACGGGTAAGAAAATTCCTCGAAAACGTGAAGAGATACACCTTCGCGGCTTCATTTACGCCGCTATCTACCTTGTTCCGCGACTGCATCGTGGACATGGGGTACGTCGATTATCTCTACGCGCAGCCGGACGGCCCCGAGCGTATGGCGGCGCTGGAACTCTTTATCGCCGGTATCGAGGGCAAGAATTTCGGGCAAAACCTGACCTCGTTCTGCTCCTATTACAACAAATTTCCCGTGACCGAGTTGAAAAACGTGTCGGTCGACGCGTCGTTGGATCGCGTGATGGTGAGCACGATACACGCGAGCAAGGGATTGGAATATCCCGCGGTCATTCTGCCCGCGTTGGACGACGATAGGAGCACTGGCGGCGCGCAGTCCATCGAATTGGATAAGGATTTGGGCTTGGGAATGGTGTACTACGACAAGGCCGAGCGCACACAAAGCGATACCTTTGCCAAAGCGGTGATCAAACTGAACAAGAGCCTAAAAGAAAACGAGGACAGACTGCGCCTACTGTACGTGGCGATGACGAGAGCGCAATGCTATCTGTTTATGACGGGCGCAAAAGTCGATTTGAAAAAGAACAAAAAAACGGGGGAGAAAACGCAAGAAATCAATCACTTCCCCGCTACGACCGACAACTTCATGACCTGGTTGAACTACGCGATGGATTGCGATCCGTCTTTGAGAGGTTATATGTGGCCGTACGAATTGGATTATACGCCCGCGTCGGAAAGCGTGAAAGTCGTGGACGAATCGGGTAAATTCGACGACGTGCGGGAAGATAGGGCGTATCGATACGAGAACGCGATAAAGTTGGAAAAGAAGTACACCGTCACCGCCCTCAATCATCGGCATTACGAAAAAGAGTTGCCCTTGCCATCCTTCCTCGAAGGCAAGGAAGAAATGCAGCGCGGCACGGCGTATCATACGGTATTTCAGCATATATCCTACCGCGCCGTGGACGCCGACGCCGTGAAAGAGGAATTGGCGCGATTGGTCGATGAACACCTGCTGGAGGCGGAAGAGGCCGAGGGCATAGACGCCGAGAAAGTGGCGCGGTGTTTGGTGCTGCCCCTCATGCAAAAGGTAAACGAGGAGAGCGTGAAGACGTACCACGAACTGCGCTTCGTGTCGGGCGAGAACGCGCGGGATATTTGTTTTGATGCGGACGAAACCGTGCTGGTGCAGGGCGTTATCGACCTGTTGATGGTGGAGGACGACGGGTTGACCGTGGTGGACTTCAAGTTGTCCTCGCGCCCCGACAAGCTCGCCGAGACCTATCGAATGCAACTCGAACTGTACGCCAAGGCGGCGGCAAACGCCTTCGGGCGCAAGGTGAAAGCCTGCTACTTGGTGGAGATAAACGGGGCAACGGTGATAGAAGTCGCCACGGACGAGGCGAGATAA
- a CDS encoding HAD family hydrolase, with the protein MEILRNRKYFICDMDGVIYHGNKLLPGVKEFVRWMKDEGKEFLFLTNGSGKSPKELHMKLLRMGLDVGEDHFYTSALATAKFLSNQLPGCSVYAIGEPGLLNALYNEGLTYNDVDPDYVVVGETFSYNWDHICKAMRLVQNGAKLIATNSDLTYPEEQGIAPACRALCAPIEITTGRQAYYVGKPNPLMMRTALHMMHAHGHETAMIGDNMKTDIIAGIESGLDSILVLSGVSTRENIAEFPYRPRLIINGVGDIVPGYSDRD; encoded by the coding sequence ATGGAAATCTTACGCAACCGCAAATACTTTATATGCGATATGGACGGCGTCATCTACCACGGCAACAAATTGTTGCCCGGCGTCAAAGAGTTCGTCCGCTGGATGAAGGACGAAGGCAAGGAGTTTTTGTTCCTCACCAACGGCAGCGGCAAATCCCCCAAGGAATTGCACATGAAATTGTTGCGCATGGGGCTGGACGTAGGCGAGGATCACTTCTACACCAGCGCGTTGGCCACCGCCAAATTCCTCTCCAATCAACTGCCCGGTTGCAGCGTCTACGCCATCGGCGAGCCGGGGCTTCTCAACGCCCTCTACAACGAGGGGCTCACCTACAACGACGTAGATCCCGACTACGTAGTGGTGGGCGAGACTTTCTCCTACAACTGGGACCACATCTGCAAGGCCATGCGCTTGGTGCAGAACGGTGCCAAACTCATCGCCACCAACTCCGACCTCACCTACCCCGAGGAGCAAGGCATCGCCCCCGCCTGCCGCGCCCTCTGCGCCCCCATCGAGATCACAACGGGCCGCCAAGCCTACTACGTAGGCAAGCCCAACCCCCTGATGATGCGCACCGCCCTGCACATGATGCACGCCCACGGCCACGAGACGGCCATGATCGGCGACAATATGAAGACGGACATCATAGCGGGCATCGAGAGCGGTCTCGACTCCATTCTCGTCCTTTCGGGCGTCTCCACCAGGGAGAATATCGCGGAGTTCCCCTATCGCCCCCGCCTCATCATCAACGGCGTAGGCGACATAGTCCCCGGCTATAGCGACCGCGACTGA